Proteins encoded by one window of Nocardioides euryhalodurans:
- a CDS encoding glycosyltransferase family 2 protein → MSATVVALVVSHDGSRWLPTVIDGIRSQRVPVDRVVAVDTGSKDDSAALLDAAFGEVVTTSGATGYPQAVRLGLEQASDADWVWLLHDDSTPDPGALEALLAAAADDPGADILGPKLREWPSLRRLLELGVTISGTGRRETGLERGEYDQGQHDDTLPVLAVNTAGMLVRRTVLEELGGFDEQMPVFGNDIDFGWRAAAAGHRTLIVPEAVVFHAEAAHRGVRRTPLTGRHIHYQERRAALYTLLANSSGRALPWRVVRLALGTFVRMIGFLLVRQVGQALDELAALVSLYGSPRVVRRARRDRAARQPDQAVDVRPLLSPWWVPYRHGLDFVSDLAAALTNQAADVAERRRMASGRPLPVASEDDPFAADQGVLARFFTNPVALGGVLFVLLALVGAREAFGTVVGGALAPAPESASQWWQLYVDARHPLGQGTDVPAPAYVLPLALLGSLVGPTATISLLLVLAVPLSFWGAWRFLRVVGRLLDPQGPPAWLLFLGAVTYALVSAASGAWGLGRLGVVVLVTLLPWLAHAALGFADPDADRRWRAAWRTGLLLTLGAAFAPLAYWFSLVLAVLVMGAGFWISRGMRHRSAWGPPAVALVCPPVLLAPWWLPALTSGSAAALALDTGRLPMATVTFSDLVTGHLGDAGAPAWLGLLLLAVAVLALVPVRTRVPVLVCWVVALAAALVAAGLGLLTFERDAVTTAAGLGFLVVVIQAAFVVGAVIAAQGAVRASSDHTWRRRAVAAVVAVAAVVPVVGLGWFVVYGPGELDDTRDTGIPAYMMQSAALGPSHGILVVRGDVQSGLTWSVLREDGLTVGEDEIDGLMQADQDLNDAVGEMVSSPASGAVDTMPGHGIEYVVLPEPADGNVAAVLDATTGLEQASAENRETRAWRVSEPVEEAAVEGGTSWTRTALLVLQGLAIVAVLVLCAPSQGQERR, encoded by the coding sequence GTGTCAGCCACGGTCGTCGCCCTCGTCGTCAGTCATGACGGCTCTCGCTGGCTGCCGACCGTCATCGACGGGATCCGCTCCCAGCGGGTGCCCGTCGACCGCGTCGTCGCCGTCGACACCGGCAGCAAGGACGACAGCGCAGCGCTGCTCGACGCGGCGTTCGGCGAGGTGGTCACCACCTCCGGCGCGACCGGCTACCCGCAGGCCGTCCGGCTCGGGCTCGAACAGGCCTCCGACGCCGACTGGGTCTGGCTGCTCCACGACGACTCCACGCCGGACCCCGGCGCCCTCGAGGCGCTCCTGGCCGCCGCGGCCGACGACCCCGGCGCCGACATCCTCGGCCCCAAGCTGCGTGAGTGGCCCTCGCTGCGGCGGCTGCTCGAGCTGGGGGTCACCATCTCCGGCACCGGCCGGCGCGAGACCGGGCTCGAGCGCGGTGAGTACGACCAGGGCCAGCACGACGACACGCTGCCCGTGCTGGCGGTCAACACCGCGGGCATGCTGGTGCGACGCACGGTGCTGGAGGAGCTCGGCGGCTTCGACGAGCAGATGCCGGTGTTCGGCAACGACATCGACTTCGGCTGGCGCGCAGCCGCTGCCGGGCACCGCACCCTGATCGTCCCGGAGGCCGTCGTCTTCCACGCCGAGGCGGCCCACCGCGGCGTCCGGCGCACCCCCCTGACCGGGCGCCACATCCACTACCAGGAGCGTCGGGCCGCGCTCTACACGCTGCTGGCGAACTCGTCGGGCCGTGCGCTCCCGTGGCGCGTGGTGCGACTGGCGCTCGGCACGTTCGTGCGGATGATCGGGTTCCTCCTGGTCCGCCAGGTCGGGCAGGCGCTCGACGAGCTGGCGGCGCTGGTCTCGCTCTACGGCAGCCCCCGCGTCGTGCGTCGGGCACGCCGGGACCGGGCCGCGCGGCAGCCGGACCAGGCCGTCGACGTACGCCCGCTGCTGTCGCCGTGGTGGGTGCCCTACCGGCACGGCCTCGACTTCGTCAGCGACCTCGCTGCCGCACTGACCAACCAGGCGGCCGACGTGGCCGAACGGCGGCGGATGGCCAGCGGCCGGCCGCTGCCCGTCGCCTCGGAGGACGACCCGTTCGCCGCCGACCAGGGCGTGCTCGCCCGGTTCTTCACCAACCCCGTCGCCCTGGGCGGGGTGCTCTTCGTGCTGCTCGCGCTGGTCGGGGCCCGGGAGGCCTTCGGCACCGTCGTCGGCGGCGCGCTCGCCCCGGCTCCCGAGTCGGCCTCCCAGTGGTGGCAGCTGTACGTCGACGCCCGCCACCCGCTGGGCCAGGGAACCGACGTGCCCGCCCCGGCGTACGTCCTTCCGCTGGCGCTGCTCGGCTCGCTCGTGGGCCCCACCGCCACCATCAGCCTGCTGCTGGTGCTCGCCGTGCCGCTGTCGTTCTGGGGGGCCTGGCGCTTCCTGCGCGTGGTCGGGCGGCTGCTCGACCCGCAGGGTCCGCCCGCCTGGCTGCTGTTCCTCGGCGCGGTCACCTACGCGCTCGTCTCGGCGGCCAGCGGCGCGTGGGGGCTCGGCCGGCTCGGCGTGGTCGTGCTGGTCACGCTGCTGCCCTGGCTCGCCCACGCCGCCCTCGGCTTCGCCGACCCCGACGCCGACCGACGCTGGCGCGCCGCGTGGCGCACCGGCCTGCTGCTGACCCTCGGCGCCGCCTTCGCGCCGCTGGCCTACTGGTTCTCGCTGGTGCTCGCCGTGCTCGTGATGGGCGCGGGCTTCTGGATCAGCCGTGGCATGCGTCACCGCTCGGCCTGGGGCCCGCCTGCGGTCGCGCTCGTCTGCCCGCCCGTGCTGCTGGCGCCCTGGTGGCTGCCGGCCCTGACCAGCGGCTCGGCCGCCGCGCTGGCGCTCGACACCGGACGGCTGCCGATGGCGACCGTGACCTTCAGCGACCTCGTCACCGGACACCTCGGCGACGCCGGGGCACCGGCCTGGCTCGGGCTGCTGCTGCTCGCGGTGGCGGTGCTCGCCCTCGTGCCCGTCCGAACCCGTGTGCCGGTGCTCGTCTGCTGGGTCGTGGCCCTCGCGGCAGCGCTGGTCGCCGCCGGGCTGGGCCTGCTGACCTTCGAGCGCGACGCCGTCACCACGGCGGCCGGGCTCGGCTTCCTGGTGGTGGTCATCCAGGCGGCCTTCGTGGTCGGTGCGGTGATCGCCGCCCAGGGTGCGGTCCGCGCGAGCTCCGACCACACCTGGCGACGCCGCGCGGTCGCCGCGGTGGTGGCGGTGGCCGCGGTCGTGCCGGTGGTCGGGCTCGGGTGGTTCGTGGTCTACGGCCCCGGAGAGCTCGACGACACCCGTGACACCGGCATCCCGGCGTACATGATGCAGAGCGCGGCCCTCGGCCCCTCCCACGGCATCCTCGTCGTCCGCGGCGACGTGCAGTCCGGGCTCACCTGGTCGGTGCTGCGCGAGGACGGCCTCACCGTGGGCGAGGACGAGATCGACGGCCTGATGCAGGCCGACCAGGACCTGAACGACGCGGTGGGTGAGATGGTGTCCTCCCCGGCGTCCGGCGCCGTCGACACCATGCCCGGCCACGGCATCGAGTACGTCGTCCTGCCGGAGCCCGCCGACGGCAACGTCGCCGCGGTGCTCGACGCGACGACCGGGCTCGAGCAGGCCAGTGCCGAGAACCGCGAGACCCGCGCCTGGCGCGTGTCCGAGCCGGTCGAGGAGGCCGCGGTCGAGGGCGGGACGTCGTGGACACGGACCGCGCTGCTGGTCCTGCAGGGACTGGCGATCGTCGCCGTCCTGGTCCTCTGCGCGCCGAGCCAGGGACAGGAGCGCCGATGA
- a CDS encoding WhiB family transcriptional regulator — protein MRELLLLDGDAEEAGWQERALCAQTDPEAFFPEKGGSTREAKKVCLTCEVRGDCLEYALMNDERFGIWGGLSERERRKLKKRAV, from the coding sequence GTGAGAGAACTACTTCTCCTCGACGGGGACGCCGAAGAAGCGGGTTGGCAGGAGCGTGCACTGTGCGCGCAGACCGACCCCGAGGCGTTCTTCCCCGAGAAGGGCGGATCCACCAGGGAGGCCAAGAAGGTCTGCCTGACGTGCGAGGTTCGGGGCGACTGCCTCGAGTACGCACTGATGAACGACGAGCGCTTCGGCATCTGGGGCGGTCTGTCCGAGCGGGAGCGTCGCAAGCTGAAGAAGCGCGCGGTCTGA